One segment of Indicator indicator isolate 239-I01 chromosome 23, UM_Iind_1.1, whole genome shotgun sequence DNA contains the following:
- the NKX1-1 gene encoding NK1 transcription factor-related protein 1 codes for MAGTGPPGGASQQRGARSSRVKPPYGEAAISPLPPGQAAAEGAGAGERDGELCKAEECELECSSRPSRSPDSELPDDEELCGEDSGGASAAASEADPGQLRVEGTEPGGAAPLPPPPPPPPPPQQAPAGPGGAQQGPQQPKPKRKRTGSDSKSGKPRRARTAFTYEQLVALENKFKSTRYLSVCERLNLALSLSLTETQVKIWFQNRRTKWKKQNPGADTSAPTGGGGGGGGGGAGAGLGGGALPGGLSPLSHSPPMGTPLSMHGPGSYAGHPAGGLVCAAQLPFLPSPAVLSPFVLGSQTYGAPAFYTPHL; via the exons ATGGCGGGTACAGGGCCCCCAGGGGGAGCCTCTCAGCAGCGGGGAGCACGGAGTAGCCGGGTGAAGCCTCCCTACGGCGAGGCCGCGATCTCCCCGCTGCCCCCGGGACAGGCCGCAGCGGAAGGGGCCGGGGCTGGGGAGCGG GACGGGGAGCTGTGCAAGGCCGAGGAGTGCGAACTGGAGTGCAGCAGCCGGCCGAGCCGCAGCCCTGACAGCGAGCTGCCGGACGACGAGGAGCTGTGCGGCGAGGACAGCGGCGGCGCCTCGGCCGCAGCCAGCGAAGCAGACCCGGGCCAGCTCCGCGTCGAGGGCACCGAGCCGGGCGGCGCCGCTCCCCTGCCGCCACCCCCGCCGCCACCGCCTCCCCCACAGCAGGCTCCCGCGGGCCCCGGCGGCGCGCAGCAGGGTCCGCAGCAGCCCAAGCCCAAGCGGAAGCGGACGGGGTCCGACTCGAAGTCGGGGAAGCCGCGGCGGGCCCGCACCGCCTTCACCTACGAGCAGCTGGTGGCGCTGGAGAACAAGTTCAAGTCCACGCGGTACCTGTCGGTCTGCGAGCGCCTCAACCTGGCGCTGTCCCTCAGCCTCACCGAGACCCAGGTCAAGATCTGGTTCCAGAACCGGCGCACCAAGTGGAAGAAGCAGAACCCGGGGGCCGACACCAGCGCTCCTACCGGCGGCGGGGGCGGTGGCggaggcggcggggccggggctggACTGGGCGGCGGGGCGCTGCCCGGGGGGCTCAGCCCGCTCAGCCACTCGCCGCCCATGGGCACCCCTCTCTCCATGCACGGCCCCGGCAGCTACGCCGGGCACCCCGCAGGTGGGCTGGTGTGTGCCGCGCAGCTGCCCTTCCTGCCCAGTCCCGCCGTGCTTTCGCCCTTCGTGCTCGGCTCGCAGACTTACGGCGCTCCGGCTTTCTACACCCCGCACCTATAA